A single genomic interval of Odontesthes bonariensis isolate fOdoBon6 chromosome 3, fOdoBon6.hap1, whole genome shotgun sequence harbors:
- the LOC142377859 gene encoding protein SYS1 homolog: MVSHFRSYIWDPVLIVSQIVLMQCIYYGFLGLWLAGVGSLVRSRRSLDQIFSYEVLGFATMQGKLSMMAFILNSLTCAVGLWFFIRRGKQCLDFTVTVHFFHMIGCWIYNAHLPSALSWWLVNVACMALMAVIGEYLCMRTELRAIPVNSGPKSNL; the protein is encoded by the exons ATGGTCAGCCACTTCCGCAGCTACATCTGGGACCCAGTCCTCATTGTGTCTCAGATTGTGTTGATGCAGTGTATCTACTATGGCTTCCTGGGCCTGTGGTTGGCTGGAGTGGGCAGCCTTGTACGAAGTCGTCGGTCACTTGATCAGATCTTCAGCTATGAA GTCCTTGGCTTTGCAACCATGCAGGGCAAGCTCTCGATGATGGCATTCATCTTAAACTCTCTGACCTG TGCCGTGGGTCTGTGGTTCTTCATCCGGCGGGGGAAACAGTGCCTCGACTTCACAGTCACCGTCCACTTCTTTCACATGATCGGATGCTGGATCTATAATGCTCACCTTCCATCTGCCCTGTCCTGGTGGCTCGTCAATGTAGCCTGCATGGCGCTGATGGCTGTAATCGGAGAGTATTTGTGCATGAGGACTGAGCTCAGGGCCATTCCAGTCAACAGCGGACCCAAATCTAACCTGTGA